Below is a window of Prosthecobacter algae DNA.
GATGACAGTGCCCACATACAGGCCGGTGTTGCCGCTGTAAAGATTCTGCTGGTTGATCACCAAGGTGCCCGTGCCGTAGTAGGAGACACCAGCCGTGCCCGTGATTAGCGAGGTGATGAAGGTGTTGCCTGCGGAATTGATCGTCACGATGCCTTCGCGGTTGCCGAAGGCGAGGGTGCCTCCGTTGATCGCTAGCCCCGTGCCGCCGGAGAAGAGAATCGCCCCGCTGGCCACGGTGAGAGTGCGGCCCGAGCTGATGGTGACGGTCGTCGTGGCGCCGTTGACGATCAGGGAATTGATGGACGTGCTGGTGCCAAGTGAGGTGTTGGCCGTGATGTAGGTGTTGTGACCAGCGGTGAAGGCGTTGCTGGTAAACTCATCCGTCAGGTTCAGCGGGCGCAATCCGGTGCTGGGATCATAGGTCACAAAGGTGTTGATCACACCGGTCGCCGTGCCTGTGCCGCCCGTGCCGATGGCGGCTTCGCCCAACAGGTAGGGCACGATCTGAGTGTCTTTGGCCGCTGCATTGATGCCCGTATTCAGGGCGGCAGTGGTTCCCACCAGGGCTGGGGCATTGGTCAGCAGGATGCGGGCGATGCTGGCGGTGCCGCTGTTCATGCCGAGGTTGGTACCATTGACGAGCAGTGTACCGCCATTCGCGGCACGGGTGAACTGGTTGGCCGTCAGCGTGGCGCTCTGGCTGCCGCCAAAACTGACCGTTAGGGTGGAGCGACGCGGTTCGAGAACCAAGTTGCCCACCGTTTCAGTGGATGCGGCGAGCTCGGATCCCCGATAGACAAAGTTGCCCCCACGGAAGCTGAGGCTGGCATTGTCTGCCAGACGGTTGCCGCTGTTGTTGTTGGCCCCCACATTGTCCAGTGCGAGGGTGCCGCCATTGAGAATGAGGTTCGTCGAGGCCAGGGCCCCGCTCGCTCCAAAGGTAGAAACCGCTCCGCCGATCTGCAAGGTGCCTGCATTCACCGTGGTGCTGCCGGTGTAAGTCTGGGCGGCGATGAATGTCTGGGTACTGTTGCCATTCTTCACCAGAGAAAGCCCGCCGCTGCCATCGCGCAGCCGCCCTGCAAACAGGGAAGTGCCGGTGCTGTCCGAAACAGTCAAGGTCGCGGGCGCTGTCCCGTTGTTTTCCACAAATAGGACGGCTCCACTCAGGTGGTTGCCCGCAGTGTCCAGCCCGCGCAGGGTCAATGCATGACCGTTGAGATCCAGTGCCATGCTGACGGTGGCCTGTGTTGCGATGACGGAAAGCCGGCTGCTGGCACTGATGGCATTGTCCACCCCCATCACCAGCCGTGCACCAGCGCCGCTATTGGCAAAAAGCTGCGTGTCGCCTGTGTAAGTATTGACGTTGTTCAGCACGGTGGTGCCATTGTTGGCCCGGCTGTAAAGGATATTGGTGGTAGCACCGCCGCTGATGATGCCAGATACGATCAGCGTGCCTCCCGCGCCGCCCCCGAGGCGCGCTTCAGCACCACTCGCTACGATGTTTCCTGCCCATTCAGCCGTGGCACCGGTGGCGGTTTGCAGGGCTCCGTTGTTGTTGCCACCGGTGCCCGTGATTGAGATGGTTTCCCCGGTCACGACAATGCCATTCGCCAGAGTCACACGCGCGCCTGACCCCACCGTGGTGCCACCTGCCGTGCTGCCCAGAGCGGTGTTGCTGGCCACCACGAGTTCATTGTTGGCGATAGCTGAAAGGATCGTGCTGCCCGTGTAAGTGTTGTTGCCGGAGAGGGTGAGGCCGCCTGTGCCTGACTTGGTGAGGCCAAGTACACCTGTGCCATCCTGAAGGATGCCGCTGAAGGTAGTGATAGCGCTTTGATTCACCGTCAGCCGGGCCTCGGTGCTGCTGCTGTTGGTGATGAAGCTGCCGCCTGTCCCAGCGGCGGCGCCGGAGCGTGTCAACCCGCCCAAGGTCTGATTGAAGCCATTGAGATCGAACACGGAGTCTTCGATCGCGGAGGTGGAGTCCAGGTCCAGGGTGGTGCCCGTCGGTAGTGCATCCGTGGCCCCCAGTTGCAAGCGCCCGCGGAAGACGGTGGTGCTGCCGTTGTAGGTGTTGCCCGTGCCAGAGATCCGCACCGTGCCCAGGCCTGCGGCGGAGGTGGTGGCCGAGATGACGAGGTTCCCCGTGTTGCCGTTTTGGATGGGGCCGCTAATGTTCAGAACCCCGCCTCCCAGGCTGCCCAGTCGCCCACCTCCCTGTAGGTTCACCGTTCCTGCCCAGGTGGCCGTGGCGTTTTCCGCCGTGCGCAGGCCGCCGAAGAAGTCCGTGCCTCCGCCTGCCAAGTTCAGCGTCTCTCCCGTGATGGTCACCCCGTTTTGCAGTTCCAGTTGCCCGTTAGCCGCGATGGTGGTGGTGCCCGTGCTGTCTCCCAGGGCTCCATTGTTAGCCAGGCTCAGCCGTCCGGCATTGATCAGGACATTTCCGGAAAACAGGTTTGCCCCCGAAAGCACCAGTGTCCCGGTGCCTTCCTTGGTGATGGCCCCTGCGTTAATCGCCTCGCTGATGGTCGCCGTCACGCCCGCAGCCGTCGTGATCACGCTGCTGCTGGTGAGGTAGAAAAGGCTGTCGCTATTGGCATCGGCGATGATGTAGCCGTTGCTGTTGAAGGTCAGGTTGCCCACGGTCAGGTCGCTGGCGATCTCCACGATTTCTCCGGTGCCGCCGAAAATGGCATTGTTCCCGTTGGTCCAGGGCAGGGCTGCATCCCAGTTAGGGGCCGTTAGGCTCCAGTCATTGTTCAAATTGGCCGGAATCCAGTTCTGGTCGGCAGCCTTCACAGGGGCAGGCCATGGCAGCAGTGTCGCAAAGGCAATCACAGCCGGGCCAAACGTCTGGGAAATCAAGCTGACCAGTGAAGGACTCTTTTTCATGGGGGACCAAAAGGATAGAGCCCTGCGAATCCAGAGCCAAGAAGAATTCAGGCCGCCTGGGAGGAATAAAGATTCTGCCCAAACGTCCATTCTTCCCGATCTTTTTCAGCAACAAGTTTGACACGCCGAAATCTAGAGGCGTAACCTCTTACCAATCATCACTTCAATGCGCACGCCGCCCCCCCTGCTCCCGGAGAAGGAATTCCGCTCTCACGCCCCCGGCTTTTGGAAGGAAAAAAAAATAGCCCCCCAGGACTGGAATTCATCCGCCTGGCAGCTCCGCAACCGGGTGACCACCCTCGCCGGACTGGAAGAGCACATCACCCTCACGGACGAGGAGCGCGCCGGCGTTCTCCTCAGTGGCAACAAGCTGGCCATGGCCATCACGCCACACTATTTTAATCTGATCGATCCGGATGACATCGAGGATCCCATCCGTCGTCAGGTCATTCCCCGGATTGAGGAAACCTGGGAAGATCCGGATGAAATGGCCGATCCCTGTGGGGAAGATAGCCACATGCCTGTCCCTGGGCTGGTGCATCGTTACCCAGACCGCGTCCTCTTCCTGGTGACGGACCGCTGCGCCAGCTACTGCCGCTACTGCACCCGCAGCCGTGTCGTCAGCGGTGTGGGCGAGCAGGAACTGCACACCGACTACGAAGCCGTCTTCCGTTACCTCGAAAAACACGACGAAGTCCGCGACGTGCTGCTCAGCGGCGGTGACCCGCTGCTGTTCAGCGATGGGAAGCTGGAGGCCATCCTCAAGCGTCTCCGCTCCATTCCCCATATCGAGTTTCTGCGCATCGGCAGCCGCGTCCCCATCTTCCTGCCCCAGCGCATCACGCCGGAGCTCTGCCAGATGTTGCAAAAGTATCACCCCCTCTGGCTCAGCATCCATACTAACCATCCGCGCGAGCTCACCACCGAGGTGAAGACTGGCCTGGAAATGCTGGCCAACCACGGTGTGCCCCTCGGCAATCAGAGCGTTCTGCTGCGCGGCGTCAATGACGATGCCAATGTCATGAAGTCGCTCGTTCACAAGCTGCTCATGTGCCGTGTGCGTCCGTATTACCTTTATCAGTGCGACCTCATTCAGGGCAGCTCCCACCTCCGTGCCAGCGTCAATACCGGCGTGGAAATCATCGAGCAGCTTCGCGGCCACACCACCGGGTACGGCGTGCCGCAGTTCGTCATTGATGCCCCCGGCGGCGGTGGCAAGGTGCCCGTGAACCCCGACTACGTCCTTCTTCGGGATGAGCAGCGCACGCTCATCCGCAACTTTGAAGGTCGCACGTTTGAGTATCCGGAGCCGGCCATGGTCCGGGCCTGACCCATCCCAAAAGTATCCTCGGAACCCGTTCATGCCCGCCAGAGGTTACTCACCTCTTCGCGGGCATTTTTCTCTCGCAAGCTGCGGCCCATCCTTGCGTTTACTCGGTCCTGTCATGACCCGCCTCTTTCTTTTGCTGACCCTTGTTGCCCTGGCTTTGCCATCGCTGAATGCGCAGACCAAAAAGCCGGACCCTGTGGATGAGCTGGCGGCCAAACTTGCCCCGTCCCGGACGGTCGTTTACAAGAAAGTCGGCGACCGCGAGCTTGCCTTGCACGTCTTTGAGCCAGAGGGCCACAAGGCCACCGATACGCGGCCCTGTTTTGTCAGCATTCATGGCGGTGGCTGGACCGGTGGCAACCCGCAGCGCATGTACCCCTTTGCCGCGCATTACATGAAGCAGGGGCTGGTGGGCATCAGCGTGCAGTACCGCCTGCATCAGGCCAAGGCCGGCCTGACGGTTTTTGACTGCGTCAAAGACGCGCGCAGTGCCATCCGCTACCTCCGTGCCCATGCCCAGGAGTTCGGCATTGATCCCCAGAAAATCATCGTCAGTGGTGGCTCCGCCGGTGGTCACCTGGCTGTAGCCACCGCCCTCTTTGACGGGGTGAATGAAGAGGGGGAAGACCTCTCCGTCTCGCCCCGGCCTAATGCGCTGGTGCTTCTGTTTCCCGTGATTGACTGCTCTAAGGAAGGTTATGGCCAGGCCAAAATCGGCGACCGCTGGCACGAAATCTCTCCCGTTCACCATGTGCGAGCCGGGGTGCCTCCCACCCTCACCTTCCATGGCACGGGCGATACGGTGACTCCCTTCGCCGGAGCCAAGGCTTTTCATGAATCCATGCAAAAGCTGGGCAACCGCAGCGAACTCGTCGTCAATGAAGGCGGCGTCCACGGCTACCTCATGCGCGACCGTACCCTGCTGGACGATACCCTGGCCCGCAGCGATGCCTTCCTCGCATCGCTGGGCCTGCTGCCGAAACCCTGAAGCTGGATAATCCTGACAGACGGCGGATTGTAGCCTAACAAACGATGGCGGTGCTGCTTGCGGGCAGGAGCTAATCGTTAAAAACGGAAATGGAAAAGTTGTCGGAGATCCAGGATATCTGCGCAATGGGCTGAGGGTGGGCAAAACGTTGACTTGGGCAGCTCACCCTGCGGGTGATATGGCATTGAGAGGAGCGTGGTCACTCTTGACCGCATCCTAAAACCATACGACGAAGTCGCCTAACTCACAAAGCGTCTTGAATGGAAGAAGATGTGTTGGTTCGTCACCTTCATTGAATAGTGTGACGGCTGCGCCGCATCTTGTTTCGATTTGCGGAGAAGAGTCTCCGCGCTCCCCTCGGGCGGCTGCACCGCAAGGAAAAAGATACTTCTCATTCCCGTTTTTAGGCTGAAAAGGGCTGCTCAGGGATCTGCGCATTCTTCGTCATATTTGGGCCGCTTCGGACGTTGGTCCTTTCGCCCATGACAAAACTGTTTTGCATCCTCGCGTTTTCGCTGACCACCCTCACGGCTTTGGCCTTGGAGGATCAACCCACCCTCATGACCACTCGTGGCAAGCTGCTGGTGGACCAGAACTTTTCGCAGCCGCTGAAACCCTTCGATGGCAAGTCGAACGGATTTGCCTCGGGCTTTTCCGGCTGGCGCTGGAATGCCGTGCCTCGCGGTGGCAAGTGGGCCGTGGAAAATGGCGTGTTCACGGGTCGCGAAACGGCGGAGGTGAAGCACCCGGCCACGGCCTCTTATGGCTTTCTTTACAAGAACGTCGTCATCCAATGTGAGGTGCGCATGAACAATGTGCCGCTGGCTGGCCGCAAGTATCGCAGCCTCAGCGTGCGCACCGTGGATGCCAAAGACTACGTCTGCAGCATTCACATGAATGAAGGCGGCTTTCGCATCACCAAGGATGACAACGACCATGCTGGCCCTGACAAATCCGTCCCGCTGGGTGCTGCCAAAGTGCCTCTCAAACTCGATGAATGGCACACGGTTGTCTTTGAGGTGCTGGGCAATGAAATGGTCGGCACGGTGGATGGCCAAAGTCTCACCGGCAGCCACGACTTGATTGACCGTGAAAAGCACAGTCTCATGTTTGTCATGGGTGTCGAGGGCAGTGTGCGCCATCTCAAGGTGTGGGAGGCTGCGCCCAACCCAGACTGGGCAAAAAACAAAACCAAGGTCCAGGCGGCTGCCGTTCCTGCCAAACCTTGATCACAAAAAAATCCCCGGTCATTGCAAAGAATGGCCGGGGATTTTTGTGGTTAGGAATCGTGCCCTGCAGGTGATCAGTAGATCATCGTGTT
It encodes the following:
- a CDS encoding beta strand repeat-containing protein; this encodes MKKSPSLVSLISQTFGPAVIAFATLLPWPAPVKAADQNWIPANLNNDWSLTAPNWDAALPWTNGNNAIFGGTGEIVEIASDLTVGNLTFNSNGYIIADANSDSLFYLTSSSVITTAAGVTATISEAINAGAITKEGTGTLVLSGANLFSGNVLINAGRLSLANNGALGDSTGTTTIAANGQLELQNGVTITGETLNLAGGGTDFFGGLRTAENATATWAGTVNLQGGGRLGSLGGGVLNISGPIQNGNTGNLVISATTSAAGLGTVRISGTGNTYNGSTTVFRGRLQLGATDALPTGTTLDLDSTSAIEDSVFDLNGFNQTLGGLTRSGAAAGTGGSFITNSSSTEARLTVNQSAITTFSGILQDGTGVLGLTKSGTGGLTLSGNNTYTGSTILSAIANNELVVASNTALGSTAGGTTVGSGARVTLANGIVVTGETISITGTGGNNNGALQTATGATAEWAGNIVASGAEARLGGGAGGTLIVSGIISGGATTNILYSRANNGTTVLNNVNTYTGDTQLFANSGAGARLVMGVDNAISASSRLSVIATQATVSMALDLNGHALTLRGLDTAGNHLSGAVLFVENNGTAPATLTVSDSTGTSLFAGRLRDGSGGLSLVKNGNSTQTFIAAQTYTGSTTVNAGTLQIGGAVSTFGASGALASTNLILNGGTLALDNVGANNNSGNRLADNASLSFRGGNFVYRGSELAASTETVGNLVLEPRRSTLTVSFGGSQSATLTANQFTRAANGGTLLVNGTNLGMNSGTASIARILLTNAPALVGTTAALNTGINAAAKDTQIVPYLLGEAAIGTGGTGTATGVINTFVTYDPSTGLRPLNLTDEFTSNAFTAGHNTYITANTSLGTSTSINSLIVNGATTTVTISSGRTLTVASGAILFSGGTGLAINGGTLAFGNREGIVTINSAGNTFITSLITGTAGVSYYGTGTLVINQQNLYSGNTGLYVGTVIPQVSSQGTPGAATSGPFGTGTLILGGAAMRASSGGDVLLHNDVRFQADTTIINGSVNRTLTFAGDVTLTSGTRTLTHQSATNTSFTGVIDDGGLGYGLTVNGTSSGFVILSGDNTYTGPTSLTGSTTLLINGNQSAATGAITVSAGVLGGTGTLGGATTIGNGGSLSPGDPATAGGLGRLNLAQGLTLQAGAMTTLQISGATFTSTDFFGGNAVGSPGYMSYVLANAAGQGNHDQLSIAGSINQATGAKIQVLPVSFVPAEGQIFNLLDWGAATGNSFSDNLGSAYRTGAEDNGFDLDLPDISGSGLSWDTSLFASHGIIVVIPEPGRAMLVLLGLGALGLLRRRP
- a CDS encoding KamA family radical SAM protein gives rise to the protein MRTPPPLLPEKEFRSHAPGFWKEKKIAPQDWNSSAWQLRNRVTTLAGLEEHITLTDEERAGVLLSGNKLAMAITPHYFNLIDPDDIEDPIRRQVIPRIEETWEDPDEMADPCGEDSHMPVPGLVHRYPDRVLFLVTDRCASYCRYCTRSRVVSGVGEQELHTDYEAVFRYLEKHDEVRDVLLSGGDPLLFSDGKLEAILKRLRSIPHIEFLRIGSRVPIFLPQRITPELCQMLQKYHPLWLSIHTNHPRELTTEVKTGLEMLANHGVPLGNQSVLLRGVNDDANVMKSLVHKLLMCRVRPYYLYQCDLIQGSSHLRASVNTGVEIIEQLRGHTTGYGVPQFVIDAPGGGGKVPVNPDYVLLRDEQRTLIRNFEGRTFEYPEPAMVRA
- a CDS encoding alpha/beta hydrolase — encoded protein: MTRLFLLLTLVALALPSLNAQTKKPDPVDELAAKLAPSRTVVYKKVGDRELALHVFEPEGHKATDTRPCFVSIHGGGWTGGNPQRMYPFAAHYMKQGLVGISVQYRLHQAKAGLTVFDCVKDARSAIRYLRAHAQEFGIDPQKIIVSGGSAGGHLAVATALFDGVNEEGEDLSVSPRPNALVLLFPVIDCSKEGYGQAKIGDRWHEISPVHHVRAGVPPTLTFHGTGDTVTPFAGAKAFHESMQKLGNRSELVVNEGGVHGYLMRDRTLLDDTLARSDAFLASLGLLPKP